One segment of Enterobacter ludwigii DNA contains the following:
- a CDS encoding oligosaccharide MFS transporter encodes MKKTATTNRTEYYKISSFIFLYFFTWSASIGLLAIWLGQKANLSGSVIGTVFAVNGIFSVILKPIYGYILDKIGMSKYLLYFVVAMSALMAPFFIYVYQPLLMSNTLLGIIIGALYLSFAWYAGVAACESYSDRFSRLNGMEFGQIRMWGSLGWAVASSFSGLLFNLSPAYNFIMGSVASVVMLIVLLSLKVNTNSAHAGEVLTKEKIAPSDVYALLRNRKFWAFCLYVAGVAWMMFIAEQQFSRYFVTFFDDIHQGNAVFGYLGTVQSGMEFVMYMVIPLLVNAIGAKRGLLIVGLVVGARLIISGLCDSHLLISILKPLYGLEICLLLVSVFKYIAEHFDKRVNATMYLLGYQAMLYVGNVVVSSPAGYMYDRIGFENTYIIMGATALIFTFISAFTLSACQSKWRGPRSLNVAEPSSR; translated from the coding sequence ATGAAAAAGACCGCTACAACAAACAGAACTGAATATTACAAAATCAGCAGTTTTATATTTCTCTATTTCTTTACCTGGTCTGCCAGTATTGGCCTGCTGGCTATCTGGTTAGGCCAGAAAGCGAACCTCAGTGGTTCGGTGATTGGTACCGTATTTGCGGTGAACGGGATTTTCTCCGTCATTCTGAAGCCCATCTATGGCTATATTCTCGATAAGATCGGCATGAGCAAATACCTGCTCTATTTTGTAGTGGCAATGTCTGCCCTGATGGCGCCGTTCTTTATTTATGTCTATCAGCCGCTGTTAATGTCCAACACGCTGTTGGGGATTATTATTGGCGCACTCTATTTAAGCTTTGCCTGGTATGCGGGCGTGGCGGCGTGCGAATCCTATTCTGACCGTTTTAGCCGTTTAAACGGCATGGAGTTTGGTCAGATCCGGATGTGGGGCTCCCTTGGCTGGGCAGTGGCGTCCTCCTTCTCCGGCCTGCTCTTTAATCTCTCGCCAGCGTATAACTTTATTATGGGCAGCGTGGCATCGGTGGTGATGCTGATTGTCCTGTTGAGCCTGAAAGTGAACACTAACTCCGCACATGCCGGCGAAGTGCTGACGAAAGAGAAAATTGCCCCGTCAGACGTTTACGCGCTGCTGCGTAACCGTAAATTCTGGGCCTTCTGTCTGTACGTAGCCGGTGTGGCGTGGATGATGTTTATCGCCGAGCAGCAGTTTTCGCGTTATTTCGTGACCTTCTTTGATGATATTCACCAGGGCAATGCGGTGTTTGGTTATCTGGGGACCGTGCAGTCGGGAATGGAGTTTGTCATGTATATGGTGATCCCGCTGCTGGTGAACGCTATTGGCGCCAAACGTGGGCTGTTAATTGTCGGGCTGGTGGTCGGTGCGCGTCTGATTATTTCCGGTCTGTGTGATTCACATCTGTTAATTTCCATTCTTAAGCCGCTGTACGGTCTGGAAATTTGTCTGCTGCTGGTCTCCGTCTTTAAATATATTGCCGAACATTTCGATAAGCGCGTTAACGCCACCATGTATTTGCTGGGATATCAGGCGATGCTGTACGTCGGCAATGTCGTGGTCTCGTCGCCTGCCGGCTATATGTATGACCGCATCGGTTTCGAGAACACCTATATCATCATGGGCGCCACGGCGCTGATCTTCACGTTTATTTCTGCCTTTACGTTATCGGCCTGCCAGAGTAAATGGCGCGGCCCACGCTCGCTGAACGTAGCAGAACCCTCATCACGATAA